Proteins found in one Subtercola endophyticus genomic segment:
- a CDS encoding Vgb family protein, whose translation MKLSRTLASLLACAVVAGVTLAGGSAFAAPKITQPFATLPPSSHPVAFSTDEGEALYTANSDGTVSRVTAAGVVTAAYASLGAGAQPCGMTTATDTNIVWVGDRGANEVAKVAYGGGVTKFALPGSVAPCALASNKAGDIFVADELTNVVSKISAAGVVTPAFATLASTAHPRALVVDKAGNVFSANSGDDTISKISPTGAVTAAFASVAPISGSATPVALAIDSAGTLFTANFTSRTVSKVTAAGVASVFSVLPEFTAPNGITATDGDWVTVSNGGTSTLTLIPPTGGRGSTVASVPTGDVVAGLVGTQRGIVYSADSTTNEIIRVGLRAEFSSAIPTDTLVTGRAYSFTFTATGIDPIGFSADASTLPPGLTLDPMTGILTGTPVKPGTYSFAVNAQNPLGFDGQRVTLTVLPGLRPPTHF comes from the coding sequence ATGAAACTCTCTCGTACTCTCGCCTCACTTCTGGCGTGCGCTGTCGTCGCCGGCGTCACTCTCGCTGGAGGCAGTGCTTTCGCCGCCCCCAAGATCACACAGCCTTTCGCAACCCTGCCACCGTCATCACACCCCGTGGCTTTCTCCACCGATGAGGGCGAAGCCCTGTACACGGCCAATTCTGACGGCACGGTGAGCCGCGTCACCGCCGCCGGAGTCGTCACCGCGGCCTACGCGAGCCTGGGCGCCGGGGCGCAACCGTGTGGAATGACGACGGCCACCGACACCAACATCGTGTGGGTGGGCGACCGAGGAGCAAACGAGGTCGCGAAGGTGGCCTACGGGGGAGGGGTGACGAAATTCGCCTTGCCGGGGTCTGTGGCGCCGTGCGCCCTGGCCTCGAATAAGGCAGGCGACATCTTCGTCGCCGACGAACTCACCAACGTCGTCTCGAAGATCTCGGCAGCCGGCGTCGTCACCCCGGCGTTCGCCACCCTTGCCTCGACCGCCCACCCGCGAGCATTGGTCGTCGACAAGGCAGGCAATGTCTTCTCCGCCAATTCGGGCGATGACACCATTTCGAAGATCTCTCCCACCGGGGCTGTCACGGCTGCCTTCGCGTCGGTCGCACCGATCTCGGGCTCGGCGACTCCGGTCGCCCTCGCCATCGACAGCGCCGGCACCCTGTTCACGGCGAACTTCACCAGCCGCACGGTTTCGAAGGTCACGGCGGCAGGAGTCGCCTCGGTCTTCTCAGTGCTGCCGGAGTTCACGGCACCCAATGGCATCACCGCAACGGATGGCGACTGGGTCACCGTCTCGAACGGCGGCACGTCGACCCTGACTCTCATTCCACCGACCGGCGGCCGAGGTTCGACTGTGGCGAGCGTTCCGACGGGAGACGTCGTGGCAGGCCTCGTGGGCACCCAGCGAGGAATCGTCTACTCCGCCGACTCGACAACCAACGAGATCATCCGCGTCGGGCTTCGAGCCGAATTCTCGAGCGCGATTCCAACCGACACTCTGGTCACCGGACGGGCGTATTCGTTCACGTTCACCGCTACGGGAATCGACCCGATCGGTTTCAGCGCAGATGCGAGTACGCTTCCACCCGGCCTCACCCTCGACCCGATGACAGGCATTCTCACCGGAACCCCGGTCAAACCCGGCACGTATAGTTTTGCCGTCAACGCGCAGAACCCTCTCGGATTCGACGGCCAACGTGTCACCCTCACCGTTCTACCAGGGCTGCGCCCGCCGACGCACTTCTGA
- the pgl gene encoding 6-phosphogluconolactonase, with protein MTTDRRVLVHPDKASLAGAVAARFITKIIDILDEVDEAHVVLSGGSVNTDLMAAIRNSPAQVNVDWKRIHFWWGDERFVPKDSADRNELQAREALLDHIPVDEAKVHPFASSDEIEDLDDAAAAYARELVEFAPDAALYPRFDILFLGVGPDGHIASLFPGMEGITERDATVVSVRNSPKPPPLRLSLTLPVIRSADRIWLVLAGADKASALGLALAGASVDEVPVAGAEGRKRTVFFVDKEAAAEVPENLIAPSY; from the coding sequence ATGACCACAGATCGCCGTGTTCTCGTTCACCCCGACAAGGCTTCGCTCGCCGGTGCTGTCGCTGCTCGCTTCATCACCAAGATCATCGACATTCTCGACGAGGTCGATGAGGCGCACGTGGTGCTCAGCGGTGGCAGCGTCAATACCGATCTGATGGCGGCGATTCGCAATTCGCCCGCGCAGGTGAACGTCGACTGGAAGCGCATTCACTTCTGGTGGGGCGACGAGCGGTTCGTGCCGAAAGACAGCGCCGACCGCAACGAGCTGCAGGCCCGTGAGGCCCTGCTCGATCACATTCCCGTCGACGAGGCGAAGGTGCATCCGTTCGCCTCGTCAGACGAGATCGAAGATCTTGATGACGCTGCCGCTGCCTATGCGCGTGAGCTGGTCGAGTTCGCTCCGGATGCCGCACTCTACCCGCGCTTCGACATTCTGTTTCTCGGGGTCGGCCCCGACGGGCACATCGCCTCCCTGTTCCCCGGCATGGAGGGCATCACAGAGCGCGACGCGACCGTTGTTTCGGTGCGCAACTCCCCCAAGCCTCCACCACTTCGCCTGAGCCTGACCTTGCCGGTCATCCGCTCGGCCGACCGCATCTGGCTCGTGCTCGCCGGCGCCGACAAGGCCTCGGCGCTCGGCCTGGCGCTGGCCGGCGCCAGCGTCGACGAGGTTCCCGTGGCGGGTGCCGAGGGCCGCAAGCGCACCGTGTTCTTTGTCGACAAAGAGGCCGCCGCCGAAGTCCCCGAGAACCTCATCGCCCCTTCGTACTGA
- a CDS encoding glucose-6-phosphate dehydrogenase assembly protein OpcA → MIVDFPDTNTSKISKALVKIREEGGAVALGRVLTLVIRTSLGHEEEAIEAANDASREHPMRVIVVSTDSDPDDARTGRGARLDAQIRVGGDAGASEVVLLKAYGAAASDEEGLVTGLLLPDAPVVVWWPGESPEKASTSSLGRIAQRRITDASNHPNPVESLIRLSETYAPGDTDFAWTRLTLWRAQLAAVLDQPPYEPVIAVEVQGASDSPSTLLLAAWLGHQLEAPVTYGLTKRANGSSGIHSVKLTRESGVIELVREIPNVATLIQPNQPTHDLSLPRRNLRDCLAEELRRLDPDDLYGEIISVGLAELFDSTDVGLSTGVISIIK, encoded by the coding sequence ATGATCGTCGATTTTCCTGACACCAATACCAGCAAGATCTCGAAGGCCCTGGTCAAGATTCGCGAAGAGGGCGGCGCTGTCGCTCTCGGGCGGGTTCTGACGCTCGTCATCCGCACGAGCCTCGGGCACGAAGAAGAGGCCATCGAGGCAGCGAACGACGCCTCGCGCGAGCATCCGATGCGCGTCATCGTGGTGTCGACCGACAGCGACCCTGATGACGCCCGAACGGGGCGCGGAGCGCGCCTCGACGCGCAGATCCGTGTCGGCGGCGACGCCGGTGCCAGCGAGGTCGTTCTGCTCAAAGCCTACGGTGCTGCCGCATCCGACGAAGAGGGCCTGGTCACGGGTCTGTTGCTGCCGGATGCCCCGGTTGTCGTCTGGTGGCCGGGCGAGTCACCCGAGAAGGCCTCGACCTCGAGCCTCGGGCGCATCGCTCAGCGCCGCATCACGGATGCATCGAACCACCCCAATCCGGTCGAATCGCTCATTCGTCTCTCAGAGACGTACGCACCCGGCGACACCGACTTCGCGTGGACCCGGCTGACGCTCTGGCGTGCCCAGCTCGCCGCCGTGCTCGACCAGCCCCCGTACGAGCCGGTCATCGCGGTCGAGGTGCAGGGCGCGTCGGACTCACCGTCGACACTGCTGCTCGCCGCCTGGCTCGGGCACCAGCTCGAGGCGCCGGTGACCTACGGCCTCACCAAGCGCGCCAACGGTTCGAGCGGTATTCACAGCGTGAAGTTGACGCGCGAATCCGGTGTGATCGAATTGGTGCGCGAGATTCCCAACGTAGCCACCCTGATTCAACCGAATCAGCCGACCCACGACCTCTCGCTGCCGCGCCGCAACCTGCGCGACTGCCTCGCCGAGGAGCTGCGCCGGCTCGACCCCGACGACCTGTATGGTGAAATCATCTCGGTAGGGCTCGCTGAGCTGTTCGATTCGACAGATGTCGGGCTCAGCACGGGTGTCATCAGCATCATCAAGTAG
- the zwf gene encoding glucose-6-phosphate dehydrogenase: MSPVEITPDYNPLRLPTDRRLNRIAGPSGLIIFGVTGDLSRKKLMPAVYDLANRGLLPPGFSLVGFARRDWEDQDFERVVHDAVKEYARTPFDEDVWRQLSEGIRFVSGEFDDDSAFVKLKETIADLDSVRGTKGNYAFYLSIPPKAFPLVTEQLRRSGLAHPQPGQWRRVVIEKPFGSDLKTARELNDVVESVFAPDDVFRIDHYLGKETVQNILALRFANQLYEPIWNANYVDHVQITMAEDIGVGGRAGYYDGIGAARDVIQNHLLQLMALTAMEEPISFNASDLRAEKEKVLAAVKLPKDLSASTARGQYSSGWQGGEYVPGFLEEDGMNPQSTTETYAAVRLDIGTRRWAGVPFYLRAGKRLGRRVTEIAVVFKRAPQYLFAQSQTSELGQNALVIRVQPDEGVTIRFGSKVPGNGVQVRDVTMDFGYGHAFTEASPEAYERLILDVLLGEPPLFPRHQEVELSWKILDPIEEYWATQGQPDQYRPGTWGPDSADELLARDGRTWRRP, from the coding sequence ATGTCACCGGTAGAAATCACTCCGGATTACAACCCCCTCAGGCTTCCGACCGACCGGCGGCTGAATCGCATCGCCGGTCCGAGCGGTCTGATCATCTTCGGTGTGACGGGCGACCTGTCACGCAAGAAGCTGATGCCCGCCGTGTACGATCTGGCCAACCGCGGCCTGTTGCCGCCGGGGTTCTCGCTGGTCGGTTTCGCCCGGCGCGACTGGGAAGACCAGGACTTCGAGCGTGTCGTGCACGATGCCGTCAAGGAGTACGCCCGTACTCCGTTCGACGAAGACGTGTGGCGACAGCTCTCCGAGGGCATCCGCTTCGTCTCGGGTGAGTTCGACGACGATTCGGCCTTCGTGAAGCTCAAAGAGACGATCGCCGATCTCGACAGTGTGCGCGGCACCAAGGGCAACTACGCGTTCTACCTGTCGATTCCGCCGAAGGCCTTTCCGCTCGTCACCGAGCAGTTGCGCCGGTCGGGGCTCGCGCATCCGCAGCCCGGCCAGTGGCGACGAGTCGTCATCGAGAAGCCCTTCGGCAGCGACCTGAAGACGGCTCGCGAGCTGAACGATGTCGTCGAATCGGTGTTCGCTCCGGATGACGTTTTTCGCATCGACCACTATCTCGGAAAAGAGACGGTGCAGAACATCCTCGCGCTGCGCTTCGCGAACCAGCTTTACGAACCCATCTGGAATGCGAACTACGTCGATCACGTACAGATCACCATGGCCGAAGACATCGGCGTCGGTGGCCGGGCCGGCTACTACGACGGCATCGGTGCGGCACGTGACGTGATCCAGAACCACCTGCTGCAGCTCATGGCGCTCACTGCCATGGAAGAGCCGATCTCGTTCAACGCCTCCGATCTGCGGGCCGAGAAAGAAAAGGTGCTCGCGGCGGTCAAGCTGCCGAAAGACCTCAGCGCCTCAACCGCGCGGGGTCAGTACTCGAGTGGTTGGCAGGGCGGCGAGTACGTACCGGGATTCCTCGAAGAAGACGGCATGAACCCGCAGTCGACCACCGAGACCTATGCGGCCGTTCGGCTCGACATCGGTACCCGGCGCTGGGCCGGCGTTCCGTTCTACCTGCGGGCCGGCAAGCGCTTGGGGCGCCGAGTCACCGAAATCGCCGTGGTCTTCAAGCGAGCGCCGCAGTACTTGTTCGCGCAGAGCCAGACTTCGGAACTCGGCCAGAACGCGCTCGTCATCCGCGTTCAGCCCGACGAGGGTGTGACCATCCGGTTCGGCTCGAAGGTGCCCGGCAACGGCGTGCAGGTGCGCGACGTGACCATGGACTTCGGGTACGGCCACGCGTTCACCGAAGCCAGCCCCGAGGCGTACGAGCGGCTCATTCTCGACGTGCTGCTCGGCGAGCCTCCGCTCTTTCCGCGCCACCAGGAGGTGGAGCTCTCGTGGAAGATTCTCGACCCCATCGAGGAATACTGGGCGACCCAAGGTCAGCCCGACCAGTACCGGCCCGGAACCTGGGGCCCCGACTCTGCCGATGAACTACTCGCCCGTGACGGCCGAACCTGGAGACGTCCATGA
- a CDS encoding glucose-6-phosphate isomerase yields MSVKIHVSGGVKEAVEATVPTLVDDLVASSITGQDPALWGPDAEAEASKRLGFTEAVSVSRPLVEEIVELREKLQALGVDHIVLAGMGGSSLAPEVITRTAGVELTVLDSTAPGQVEAALADRLATSALVVSSKSGSTVETDSQRRVYEKAWRDAGIDPKDRIIVVTDPGSPLEASAKEAGYRVFLADPNVGGRYSALTAFGLVPSGLAGADIGELLDEAEAIELYLATDDEDNPGLILGAAIAGTKPLKNKLGIVSDGTHIVGFADWAEQLIAESTGKIGRGLLPVVLDVHSPELGENLPDLQVVRLVREADQFHLLPQNRHDGEILMSGSLGGLILTWEYGVAVAGRLLGINPFDQPDVESAKVATRGLLDAQPEPEARAFTAGGIEVRGTASVVTGVDTVSAAIAALLAQTPVDGYVAIQAYVDRLALPQLAELRDAIAAKIDRPVTFGWGPRFLHSTGQFHKGGPAIGVFLQITENAAADLAVPDRPFTFGQLIQAQAAGDASVLEQHGRPVLRLNLTDPAADVTSLFDSLT; encoded by the coding sequence GTGAGCGTAAAGATCCACGTTTCGGGCGGGGTCAAGGAGGCCGTCGAGGCCACCGTGCCGACCCTGGTCGACGACCTCGTCGCCTCGAGCATCACCGGGCAAGATCCGGCGCTGTGGGGGCCTGACGCCGAAGCCGAGGCGTCGAAGCGCCTCGGCTTCACCGAGGCCGTATCGGTATCGCGCCCGCTGGTCGAAGAGATCGTCGAGCTGCGCGAAAAGCTGCAGGCGCTCGGCGTCGACCACATCGTGCTTGCGGGCATGGGTGGCTCGTCGCTGGCGCCCGAGGTCATCACTCGCACCGCCGGCGTTGAGCTGACGGTGCTCGACTCGACGGCCCCCGGGCAAGTCGAGGCCGCTCTCGCCGATCGACTGGCGACCAGCGCGCTGGTCGTGTCGTCGAAGTCGGGTTCGACCGTCGAGACCGACAGTCAGCGCCGTGTGTATGAGAAGGCCTGGCGCGACGCCGGAATCGACCCGAAAGACCGCATCATCGTGGTCACCGACCCGGGTTCGCCGCTCGAAGCCTCGGCGAAAGAGGCGGGTTACCGCGTTTTTCTCGCCGACCCGAACGTGGGCGGCCGCTACTCGGCGCTGACCGCGTTCGGCTTGGTTCCCTCCGGCCTCGCCGGCGCAGACATCGGAGAGTTGCTCGACGAGGCCGAGGCGATCGAGCTCTACCTGGCGACCGACGATGAAGACAACCCCGGTCTCATCCTGGGTGCCGCCATCGCGGGTACGAAGCCGCTCAAGAACAAGCTCGGCATCGTCAGCGACGGCACGCACATCGTGGGCTTCGCCGACTGGGCTGAGCAGCTGATCGCCGAGTCGACGGGCAAGATCGGCCGCGGACTGCTGCCGGTCGTACTCGACGTGCACTCCCCCGAACTCGGCGAGAATCTGCCCGACCTGCAGGTTGTGCGTCTTGTTCGCGAGGCCGACCAGTTCCACCTGCTGCCGCAGAACCGTCACGACGGCGAGATCTTGATGAGCGGATCGCTCGGCGGACTCATTCTGACCTGGGAATACGGCGTTGCCGTGGCCGGTCGTCTGCTCGGCATCAACCCGTTCGATCAGCCCGACGTCGAGTCGGCAAAGGTCGCCACGCGCGGCCTGCTGGATGCCCAGCCTGAGCCCGAAGCGCGGGCGTTCACTGCCGGCGGTATCGAGGTGCGCGGCACGGCATCGGTCGTCACGGGCGTCGACACGGTGTCTGCGGCGATCGCGGCTCTGCTTGCCCAGACGCCGGTCGACGGGTATGTCGCGATCCAGGCGTATGTCGATCGTCTCGCGCTGCCTCAACTCGCAGAGTTGCGCGACGCCATTGCGGCGAAGATCGACCGACCGGTCACCTTCGGCTGGGGTCCGCGTTTTCTGCACTCGACGGGTCAGTTTCACAAGGGCGGCCCCGCCATCGGGGTCTTTCTGCAGATCACCGAGAATGCCGCGGCCGATCTCGCCGTACCCGATCGCCCGTTCACGTTCGGCCAGTTGATCCAGGCCCAGGCCGCCGGCGACGCGAGCGTGCTCGAGCAGCACGGTCGACCCGTTCTGCGGCTCAACCTCACAGATCCGGCCGCCGACGTAACCAGTTTGTTCGATTCCCTCACCTGA
- the tal gene encoding transaldolase: MTDTQTTTPTAQLSAVGVSIWLDDLSRERLRTDNLQKLIAEKNVVGVTTNPSIFASALAKGEAYDEQVRELAAKGYNVTDAVFEITTADVAQGCDIFKPVYDATNGFDGRVSIEVEPGFANDAEKTIKQAKELFDKVNKENVLIKIPATIEGLEAITATIAAGISVNVTLIFSLERYRDVINAYLAGLEKAQEAGIDLSGIHSVASFFVSRVDTEIDKRLVAIGTDEALALKSKAGVANAQLAYEVYEQAFTTERAKVLLAAGANKQRPLWASTGVKDPSLPDTLYVTELAAPEVVNTMPEKTLDATFDHGVITGNTIAGSYAAANKVLDAVAAQGISYAEVTELLEKEGVSKFIVSWDELLETVQTALDAAKAGDNA, encoded by the coding sequence ATGACTGACACCCAAACAACGACTCCCACCGCCCAGCTCTCTGCTGTCGGCGTGAGCATCTGGCTCGACGACCTGTCGCGTGAGCGCCTGCGTACCGACAACCTGCAGAAGCTGATCGCCGAGAAGAACGTCGTCGGCGTGACCACCAACCCGTCGATCTTCGCGTCGGCTCTCGCCAAGGGCGAGGCGTACGACGAGCAGGTTCGCGAACTGGCCGCAAAAGGCTACAACGTGACCGACGCCGTGTTCGAGATCACGACGGCCGACGTCGCACAGGGCTGCGACATCTTCAAGCCGGTGTACGACGCGACCAACGGATTCGACGGTCGCGTGTCGATCGAGGTCGAGCCGGGCTTCGCGAACGACGCCGAGAAGACCATCAAGCAGGCCAAAGAGCTGTTCGACAAGGTCAACAAAGAGAACGTGCTCATCAAGATTCCTGCGACGATCGAGGGTCTCGAGGCCATCACGGCGACCATCGCGGCCGGCATCAGCGTGAACGTGACGCTGATCTTCAGCCTCGAGCGCTACCGCGACGTCATCAACGCGTACCTGGCCGGGCTCGAGAAGGCTCAAGAGGCCGGTATCGATCTGTCGGGCATCCACTCGGTCGCCTCGTTCTTCGTGTCCCGCGTCGACACCGAGATCGATAAGCGTCTCGTGGCCATCGGCACCGACGAAGCGCTTGCGCTGAAGAGCAAGGCCGGCGTCGCGAACGCCCAGCTCGCCTACGAGGTCTACGAGCAGGCCTTCACCACCGAGCGCGCCAAGGTTCTGCTGGCCGCCGGCGCGAACAAGCAGCGCCCGCTGTGGGCCTCGACCGGTGTGAAAGACCCGTCGCTGCCCGACACGTTGTACGTGACCGAGCTCGCCGCCCCCGAGGTGGTCAACACGATGCCCGAGAAGACGCTCGACGCGACCTTCGACCACGGTGTCATCACCGGCAACACCATCGCCGGCAGCTACGCCGCCGCGAACAAGGTGCTCGACGCGGTCGCCGCGCAGGGCATCTCGTACGCCGAGGTCACCGAACTGCTCGAAAAAGAGGGTGTTTCGAAGTTCATCGTGTCGTGGGATGAACTGCTCGAGACCGTGCAGACGGCGCTTGATGCCGCGAAGGCCGGCGACAACGCGTGA